A single Cannabis sativa cultivar Pink pepper isolate KNU-18-1 chromosome 7, ASM2916894v1, whole genome shotgun sequence DNA region contains:
- the LOC115712065 gene encoding probable alpha,alpha-trehalose-phosphate synthase [UDP-forming] 7, giving the protein MMSKSYTNLLDLASGNFPVMAREKKRLPRVMTVPGVISELDDDQANSVSSDVPSSIIQDRIIIVANQLPVKAKRRLDNKGWSFSWDEDSLLLQLKNGLPDDMEVLYVGSLNADVDANEQDDVSQLLLDKFKCVPAFLPADILSKFYHGFCKQHLWPLFHYMLPYSATHGGRFERSLWEAYVAANKIFSQKVIEVINPEDDYVWIHDYHLMVLPTFLRRRFNRLRMGFFLHSPFPSSEIYRTLPVREEILKALLNSDLIGFHTFDYARHFLSCCSRMLGLEYQSKRGYIGLEYYGRTVGIKIMPVGIHMGQIESVLRNPDNEWRVKELRRKFAGKTVLLGVDDMDIFKGVNLKLLAMEQLLRQHPSWHGKAVMVQIANPARARGKDLEEIQDEIHASCKRINETFGRAGYEPIIFIDRPVSLSERAAYYAIAECVVVAAVRDGMNLTPYEYIVCRQGVSSSESSTDFDGPKKSMLVVSEFIGCSPSLSGAIRINPWNIETTAEAMNEAISMADSEKQMRHEKHYRYVSTHDVAYWSRSFFQDMERTCRDHFRRRCWGIGLSFGFRVVALDPNFKKLSIDHIVSSYSRSKNRAILLDYDGTVMPQTSINKVPSPTVISTINMLCADDKNSIFVVSGRGRDSLGKWFSPCHKLGIAAEHGYYMRWSADKDWQICGPCNDFGWIQIVEPVMKQYTESTDGSYIEKKESAIVWHHRDADPSFGSCQAKELLDHLESVLANEPVAVKSGQFIVEVKPQGVSKGLVAENIFTTMNENGRQADFVLCVGDDRSDEDMFEIIGSAMSSGVLSNNSSVFACTVGQKPSKAKYYLDDTAEVINMLEALAEESDCAPLEFGTVSHA; this is encoded by the exons ATGATGTCCAAATCGTATACCAATCTTTTGGATCTAGCTTCAGGGAATTTTCCTGTAATGGCTCGAGAAAAGAAACGATTGCCTCGAGTAATGACTGTTCCTGGTGTTATATCTGAGCTCGATGATGATCAAGCTAATAGTGTTTCGTCTGATGTTCCTTCCTCCATTATTCAAGACCGCATCATCATTGTTGCTAACCAGCTCCCTGTAAAAGCTAAGCGTCGACTGGATAATAAAGGGTGGTCTTTTAGCTGGGATGAAGATTCGTTGTTGTTGCAGTTAAAGAATGGTTTACCTGATGATATGGAGGTTTTATATGTAGGGTCTTTGAATGCTGATGTTGATGCAAATGAGCAGGATGATGTATCACAGCTTTTGTTGGATAAGTTTAAGTGTGTTCCAGCATTTTTACCTGCTGACATTCTGTCAAAGTTCTATCATGGGTTCTGTAAGCAGCATTTGTGGCCCCTTTTTCACTACATGCTTCCTTACTCAGCTACACATGGTGGCCGGTTTGAACGATCTTTGTGGGAGGCTTATGTTGCGGCAAATAAGATTTTCTCGCAGAAGGTTATTGAGGTTATAAACCCGGAAGATGACTATGTTTGGATTCATGATTACCATTTGATGGTGTTGCCCACATTCTTGCGGAGGAGATTTAATAGGCTCAGAATGGGGTTCTTTCTTCATAGCCCATTTCCCTCGTCGGAGATTTACAGGACTTTGCCTGTGAGAGAAGAGATTCTAAAGGCACTGTTAAATTCAGACCTCATTGGTTTCCATACTTTTGATTATGCCCGTCATTTCTTGTCTTGCTGTAGTCGGATGCTTGGTCTAGAGTACCAATCAAAAAGAGGTTATATTGGGTTGGAATACTATGGGAGAACGGTTGGAATTAAAATCATGCCTGTTGGGATCCACATGGGGCAGATCGAGTCAGTCTTGAGAAATCCGGATAATGAGTGGAGAGTAAAAGAGCTCAGACGAAAGTTTGCAGGAAAGACTGTATTGCTTGGAGTCGATGATATGGACATCTTTAAAGGTGTCAACTTGAAGTTGTTGGCCATGGAGCAGCTGCTGAGGCAGCATCCCTCCTGGCATGGAAAGGCTGTTATGGTCCAAATTGCAAACCCTGCTAGGGCAAGAGGGAAAGACCTTGAGGAAATTCAGGATGAAATACATGCTAGCTGCAAGAGAATAAATGAGACATTTGGTCGAGCCGGTTATGAACCAATCATCTTTATTGACAGGCCAGTCTCTCTGAGTGAAAGGGCTGCTTATTATGCAATTGCTGAGTGCGTGGTAGTTGCCGCAGTGAGGGATGGAATGAATCTTACACCATATGAGTACATTGTATGTAGACAAGGGGTGTCTAGTTCAGAGTCTAGCACGGACTTTGATGGGCCTAAAAAGAGCATGCTAGTAGTATCAGAGTTCATTGGATGCTCTCCTTCTTTGAGTGGTGCAATCCGTATTAATCCATGGAATATTGAGACAACTGCTGAGGCAATGAATGAGGCAATTTCTATGGCTGATTCTGAGAAGCAAATGCGGCATGAAAAGCACTATAGGTATGTCAGCACCCACGATGTAGCTTACTGGTCTAGAAGCTTTTTCCAGGATATGGAGAGAACATGTAGAGATCATTTCAGAAGAAGGTGCTGGGGCATCGGTCTTAGCTTTGGTTTCAGGGTTGTTGCCCTTGATCCCAACTTTAAAAAGTTGTCAATTGATCATATTGTTTCTTCATATTCAAGATCCAAAAACAGGGCTATATTGCTGGATTATGATGGTACTGTAATGCCACAAACATCCATCAATAAAGTCCCAAGTCCGACGGTCATCTCCACCATAAATATGCTCTGCGCTGATGATAAAAACTCCATATTTGTTGTCAGCGGGAGAGGAAGAGACAGCTTAGGGAAGTGGTTTTCTCCTTGCCATAAACTTGGTATTGCTGCAGAACATGGTTATTATATGAG GTGGTCTGCTGACAAGGATTGGCAAATTTGTGGCCCGTGTAATGATTTTGGGTGGATACAGATAGTTGAACCTGTTATGAAACAATACACGGAATCCACTGATGGTTCTTACATCGAAAAGAAAGAGAGTGCCATAGTTTGGCATCATCGTGATGCAGATCCTAGTTTTGGATCTTGCCAGGCCAAGGAGTTACTGGACCATCTAGAAAGTGTTCTAGCAAATGAACCAGTTGCAGTGAAAAGTGGTCAGTTTATCGTAGAAGTAAAGCCACAG GGAGTAAGTAAAGGCTTGGTTGCTGAAAATATCTTCACAACAATGAATGAGAATGGAAGACAAGCCGATTTTGTACTGTGTGTTGGTGATGACAGATCCGACGAGG